From Myotis daubentonii chromosome 7, mMyoDau2.1, whole genome shotgun sequence, a single genomic window includes:
- the SLC40A1 gene encoding solute carrier family 40 member 1, translating to MTRPREQDRPGGCCGSLTNYLTSAKFLLYVGHFLSTWGDRMWHFAVSVFLVELYGNSLLLTAVYGLVVAGSVLVLGAIIGDWVDKNARLKVAQTSLVIQNVSVILCGIILMMVFLHKDELLTMYHGWVLTSCYILIITIANIANLASTATAITIQRDWIVVVAGEDRSRLADMNATVRRIDQLTNILAPMAVGQIMTFGSAVIGCGFISGWNLVSMCVEYFLLWKVYQKTPALAVKATLKVEEAELKQLNVHKETEPKPLESTHLMGDKDPAVHALEPEPEPSCSEQLAEPFRTFRDGWVSYYRQPVFLAGLGLAFLYMTVLGFDCITTGYAYTQGLSGSVLSLLMGASAVTGIGGTVAFTWLRRRCGLVRTGLISGCAQLSCLVLCVVSVFMPGSPLDLSVSPFQDIRSRFIQAEPLPAMPTGAPGPLFSTGGPAANGSVTTLAAPEWELGLSAESVLSVSLLFAGVIAARIGLWSFDLTVTQLLQENVIESERGIINGVQNSMNYLLDLLHFIMVILAPNPEAFGLLVLISVSFVAMGHAMYFRFAQKTLGNQLFACGPVEKDAPSADQASTSAV from the exons ATGACCCGGCCACGCGAGCAGGACCGCCCGGGAGGATGCTGCG GATCCTTAACAAACTACCTGACCTCGGCGAAGTTCCTTCTCTACGTGGGCCATTTCTTATCCACTTGG GGGGACCGGATGTGGCACTTCGCGGTGTCCGTGTTCCTGGTGGAGCTCTACGGGAACAGCCTGCTGCTGACGGCCGTCTACGGGCTGGTGGTGGCTGGGTCCGTGCTGGTCCTTGGGGCCATCATCGGCGACTGGGTGGATAAAAACGCCAGGCTCAAAG TGGCCCAGACATCGCTGGTGATACAGAACGTGTCGGTCATCCTGTGTGGCATCATCCTGATGATGGTCTTCTTGCACAAGGACGAGCTGCTGACCATGTACCACGGATGGGTCCTC ACTTCCTGCTACATCCTGATCATCACCATCGCCAACATCGCCAACCTGGCCAGCACCGCCACTGCCATCACCATCCAGCGGGACTGGATCGTCGTGGTCGCAGGCGAAGACAGGAGCAGACTAGCAG ATATGAATGCCACGGTTCGCAGGATCGACCAGTTAACCAACATCTTGGCGCCCATGGCTGTTGGCCAGATTATGACCTTTGGCTCCGCGGTCATCGGCTGTGGCTTCATTTCCGGGTGGAATCTGGTGTCCATGTGCGTGGAGTACTTTCTGCTCTGGAAGGTTTACCAGAAGACCCCTGCGTTAGCCGTGAAAGCCACTCTCAAAGTGGAGGAAGCTGAGCTGAAACAGCTGAATGTACACAAAG AAACTGAGCCCAAACCCCTGGAGTCCACTCATCTGATGGGGGACAAGGACCCCGCCGTGCACGCGCTGGAGCCGGAGCCCGAGCCCAGCTGCAGCGAGCAGCTGGCCGAGCCCTTCCGCACCTTCCGCGACGGCTGGGTCTCCTACTACCGCCAGCCCGTGTTCCTGGCCGGCCTGGGCCTCGCCTTCCTCTACATGACGGTGCTGGGCTTCGACTGCATCACCACGGGCTACGCCTACACGCAGGGCCTGAGCGGCTCGGTGCTCAGCCTCCTGATGGGCGCCTCGGCCGTCACCGGCATCGGGGGCACCGTGGCCTTCACGTGGCTGCGGCGCCGCTGCGGCCTGGTGCGCACCGGGCTCATCTCGGGCTGCGCGCAGCTCTCCTGCCTGGTGCTGTGCGTGGTGTCCGTGTTCATGCCGGGCAGCCCGCTGGACCTGTCCGTGTCCCCCTTCCAAGACATCCGCTCCAGGTTCATCCAGGCCGAGCCCCTGCCCGCGATGCCCACGGGCGCCCCCGGCCCCCTCTTCTCCACGGGCGGGCCCGCGGCCAACGGCTCCGTGACCACCCTCGCCGCCCCGGAGTGGGAGCTGGGGCTGAGCGCCGAGTCCGTCCTCTCCGTCAGCCTGCTGTTCGCGGGCGTCATTGCTGCTAGGATCG GCCTTTGGTCCTTCGATTTAACTGTGACACAGTTGCTGCaagaaaatgtaatagaatcagaaAGAGGCATTATAAACGGCGTCCAGAACTCCATGAACTACCTTCTCGACCTCCTGCACTTCATCATGGTGATCCTGGCCCCCAACCCGGAGGCCTTCGGCCTGCTCGTGCTCATCTCCGTCTCCTTCGTGGCCATGGGCCACGCCATGTATTTCCGGTTCGCCCAGAAGACCCTGGGCAACCAGCTCTTCGCCTGCGGTCCTGTCGAAAAGGACGCCCCGAGCGCAGACCAAGCTTCCACGTCTGCTGTGTGA